A single Actinomadura algeriensis DNA region contains:
- a CDS encoding enoyl-CoA hydratase/isomerase family protein, whose translation MGEFVRVEIEDGIATIRLDRPKMNALDAAMQRELVDAARQVSEDGAVAAVILYGGEKVFAAGADIKEMAVMSAAEMTAGHSHLLQNFTKALAAIPKPVIAAVTGYALGGGLEVALTADFRVLGEGAKVGQPEIQLGIIPGAGGTQRLARLVGPAKAKDLIFSGRHVRADEALAIGLADRVVPDADVYEAAREWAATFVGGPALALRAAKQAVDEGLEADLNTALEIERVRFSALFATEDQANGMKSFMEEGPGKAKFTGR comes from the coding sequence GTGGGCGAGTTCGTTCGGGTCGAGATCGAGGACGGGATCGCGACGATCAGGCTTGACCGTCCGAAGATGAACGCGCTGGACGCCGCGATGCAGCGGGAGCTGGTCGACGCGGCCCGGCAGGTGTCCGAGGACGGCGCGGTCGCCGCGGTGATCCTCTACGGCGGGGAGAAGGTGTTCGCGGCGGGCGCGGACATCAAGGAGATGGCCGTGATGTCGGCCGCCGAGATGACGGCGGGCCACTCCCACCTGCTGCAGAACTTCACCAAGGCTCTCGCCGCGATCCCCAAGCCGGTCATCGCGGCGGTCACCGGCTACGCGCTCGGCGGCGGCCTGGAGGTCGCGCTGACCGCCGACTTCCGGGTGCTGGGCGAGGGCGCGAAGGTGGGGCAGCCGGAGATCCAGCTCGGCATCATCCCCGGCGCGGGCGGCACCCAGCGGCTCGCCCGCCTCGTCGGCCCCGCCAAGGCCAAGGACCTGATCTTCTCGGGACGGCACGTCAGGGCGGACGAGGCGCTCGCGATCGGCCTCGCCGACCGGGTCGTCCCCGACGCCGACGTCTACGAGGCCGCGCGCGAGTGGGCGGCCACGTTCGTCGGCGGCCCGGCCCTCGCGCTGCGCGCCGCCAAGCAGGCCGTCGACGAGGGCCTCGAGGCCGACCTGAACACGGCCCTGGAGATCGAGCGCGTCCGGTTCTCCGCCCTGTTCGCCACCGAGGACCAGGCGAACGGCATGAAGAGCTTCATGGAGGAGGGCCCCGGCAAGGCGAAATTCACCGGCCGCTGA
- a CDS encoding DEAD/DEAH box helicase produces MLVGHATWHGGALCLWAERTGPHEPSGDVHPFATRDFTGTSYEPLLRGAVRVELNLSLPTAGDHPLPSAELGPEPVTGEPGLRPWRVPALVLEPFPAMALLQAAEHGGDVIPGTDLRFLCLLAEEAVTLAGRGHVLPALLREDGDLVARWRPVLDDPARFRALARAMPAACRAADGGRPAAHVLREALAGLVDTAVRGVVPHPLLPPRRGKAPDRLPLAERWVEALTGPSAEVAREPRDDPGELIAELDAWAAAARRPSGPLRVCFRLAEPGADEYETGEAREPRDDGSWRVEFALQGTDDPSLYVPASLVWAGEAPSIADAEETLLTGLGRALRLFPDLAPALDSPVPDGLVLDTAGAFRFLRQAAPMLAAAGFGVLLPQWAGKAKLGMKLTTRTEDPEASSGAAASSGFDLKALIDFRWDLAIGDESIDEDELAELARLKTPLVRLRGQWVELDQEQLEAALDFLRQPRRGRMSAAEAIRAIVHAGEDVLPLVDVDADGAFGDLLSGEADRRLVPMRTPDELDADLRPYQERGLSWLSFMNDLGLGALLADDMGLGKTISILSLLVHERRDGAVRPGPTLAILPMSLVGNWERETARFAPKLRVYVHHGTSRHRGDDVARAAAEADLVLTTYGTAARDAEALAAVGWERIVCDEAQALKNSGTRQARAVRSIPARSRIALTGTPVENHLTELWSIMEFANPGLLGPRTVFRQRFAVPIERDGDERAAAALKRATQPFILRRLKTDRSIISDLPDKQEIKVYCNLTAEQASLYRATVDDMLEQIAEADEKQRRGLVLATMAKLKQVCNHPAQLLKDGSRLPGRSGKLERLEEICAEIVEQGEKALVFTQYAEFGSMLRPYLAAHLERPVLWLHGGTSKQARDDLVQHFQHDDEPSIFLLSLKAAGTGLTLTAANHVVHVDRWWNPAVEDQATDRAFRIGQTRNVQVRKFICAGTMEERVDEMIERKKALADSIVGTGEDWLTELSVAELRDVLRLDPSAVSG; encoded by the coding sequence ATGCTCGTCGGACACGCCACCTGGCACGGCGGTGCGCTGTGCCTGTGGGCCGAGCGCACCGGCCCGCACGAGCCGTCCGGGGACGTCCACCCGTTCGCCACCCGCGACTTCACCGGCACCTCGTACGAACCGCTGCTGCGCGGCGCCGTCCGGGTCGAGCTGAACCTGTCGCTGCCCACGGCCGGGGACCATCCGCTGCCGTCGGCGGAGCTGGGGCCCGAGCCGGTGACGGGCGAGCCCGGGCTGCGGCCGTGGCGCGTCCCGGCGCTCGTCCTGGAGCCGTTCCCGGCGATGGCGCTGCTGCAGGCCGCCGAGCACGGCGGCGACGTGATCCCCGGCACCGACCTGCGGTTCCTGTGCCTGCTCGCCGAGGAGGCGGTGACGCTCGCGGGGCGCGGCCACGTGCTGCCCGCGCTGCTGCGCGAGGACGGCGACCTGGTGGCGCGCTGGCGTCCCGTCCTGGACGATCCCGCGCGGTTCCGCGCGCTGGCGCGGGCGATGCCCGCCGCGTGCCGCGCCGCCGACGGCGGCCGCCCCGCCGCGCACGTCCTGCGCGAGGCGCTGGCGGGGCTGGTCGACACGGCCGTGCGGGGCGTGGTGCCGCATCCGCTGCTGCCGCCCCGGCGCGGCAAGGCGCCCGATCGCCTGCCGCTCGCCGAACGCTGGGTCGAGGCGCTCACCGGCCCGTCCGCCGAGGTCGCCCGCGAGCCCCGCGACGACCCCGGCGAGCTGATCGCCGAACTGGACGCGTGGGCCGCCGCCGCGCGCCGTCCGTCCGGGCCGCTGCGGGTGTGCTTCCGGCTCGCCGAACCGGGCGCGGACGAGTACGAGACGGGCGAGGCGAGAGAACCGCGCGACGACGGCTCGTGGCGCGTCGAGTTCGCCCTGCAGGGCACCGACGACCCGAGCCTGTACGTCCCGGCGTCGCTCGTCTGGGCGGGCGAGGCCCCCTCGATCGCGGACGCCGAGGAGACGCTGCTCACCGGTCTCGGCCGCGCGCTGCGCCTGTTCCCCGACCTCGCCCCGGCCCTCGACTCGCCGGTGCCGGACGGGCTCGTCCTCGACACCGCGGGCGCGTTCCGGTTCCTGCGGCAGGCCGCGCCGATGCTGGCCGCCGCCGGGTTCGGGGTGCTGCTCCCCCAGTGGGCGGGCAAGGCGAAGCTCGGCATGAAGCTGACGACCCGCACCGAGGACCCCGAGGCGTCGTCCGGTGCGGCGGCGTCGTCGGGCTTCGACCTCAAGGCGCTGATCGACTTCCGCTGGGATCTGGCGATCGGCGACGAGAGCATCGACGAGGACGAGCTGGCGGAGCTCGCACGGCTGAAGACGCCGCTCGTCCGGCTGCGCGGCCAGTGGGTGGAGCTCGACCAGGAGCAGCTGGAGGCGGCGCTCGACTTCCTGCGGCAGCCCAGGCGGGGGCGGATGTCGGCCGCCGAGGCGATCCGCGCGATCGTTCACGCGGGCGAGGACGTCCTCCCGCTCGTCGACGTGGACGCCGACGGCGCCTTCGGCGACCTGCTGTCCGGCGAGGCCGACCGCCGCCTCGTCCCGATGCGGACCCCGGACGAGCTGGACGCCGACCTGCGGCCGTACCAGGAACGCGGACTGTCCTGGCTGTCGTTCATGAACGATCTGGGGCTGGGCGCCCTGCTCGCGGACGACATGGGCTTGGGCAAAACGATCTCCATCCTGTCGCTGCTCGTGCACGAGCGGCGCGACGGCGCCGTCCGTCCCGGCCCGACCCTGGCTATTCTGCCCATGTCGCTGGTGGGGAACTGGGAGCGGGAGACCGCCCGGTTCGCGCCGAAGCTGCGCGTGTACGTGCACCACGGGACGTCCCGGCACCGCGGGGACGACGTGGCGCGCGCGGCGGCCGAGGCCGACCTCGTGCTGACGACGTACGGGACGGCCGCGCGGGACGCCGAGGCGCTCGCGGCCGTCGGGTGGGAGCGGATCGTCTGCGACGAGGCGCAGGCGCTGAAGAACAGCGGGACGCGGCAGGCGCGGGCGGTGCGGAGCATCCCGGCGCGCAGCCGGATCGCGCTGACCGGCACGCCGGTGGAGAACCACCTGACCGAACTGTGGTCGATCATGGAGTTCGCGAACCCGGGCCTGCTCGGCCCGCGCACGGTGTTCCGGCAGCGGTTCGCGGTGCCGATCGAGCGGGACGGCGACGAGCGCGCGGCGGCCGCGCTGAAGCGGGCCACGCAGCCGTTCATCCTGCGCCGCCTCAAGACCGACCGGTCGATCATCTCGGACCTGCCGGACAAGCAGGAGATCAAGGTCTACTGCAATCTGACGGCCGAGCAGGCGTCGCTGTACCGGGCGACCGTGGACGACATGCTGGAGCAGATCGCCGAGGCCGACGAGAAGCAGCGGCGCGGGCTCGTCCTGGCGACGATGGCCAAGCTCAAGCAGGTCTGCAACCATCCGGCGCAGCTCCTCAAGGACGGGTCGCGGCTGCCGGGCCGGTCGGGGAAGCTGGAGCGGCTCGAGGAAATCTGCGCCGAGATCGTCGAGCAGGGCGAGAAGGCGCTGGTGTTCACCCAGTACGCCGAGTTCGGGTCGATGCTCCGGCCGTACCTGGCGGCGCACCTGGAACGTCCCGTCCTGTGGCTGCACGGCGGGACGTCCAAGCAGGCGCGCGACGACCTCGTGCAGCACTTCCAGCACGACGACGAGCCGTCGATCTTCCTGCTGTCGCTGAAGGCGGCCGGGACGGGCCTGACGCTGACGGCCGCGAACCACGTCGTGCACGTCGACCGCTGGTGGAACCCGGCCGTCGAGGATCAGGCCACCGACCGCGCGTTCCGCATCGGGCAGACCCGTAACGTGCAGGTCCGCAAGTTCATCTGCGCGGGGACGATGGAGGAGCGCGTCGACGAGATGATCGAGCGCAAGAAGGCCCTCGCCGACTCGATCGTCGGCACCGGCGAGGACTGGCTGACCGAGCTGTCGGTCGCCGAGCTGCGGGACGTCCTGCGGCTGGACCCGTCGGCGGTGAGCGGCTGA
- a CDS encoding winged helix-turn-helix transcriptional regulator has product MSGDPTHGHDFIADCRTRIAFDLLSGTWTGVVLAALHDGPLRPGELRDRIGGVSHKVLTGTLRRLERDGLVARRRYAEAPPRVEYELTGPGRGLLEPIAALARWTEVHADAVLAAQERAELSGR; this is encoded by the coding sequence ACGCACGGCCACGATTTCATCGCCGACTGCCGGACACGGATCGCGTTCGACCTGCTGTCGGGCACCTGGACGGGCGTGGTCCTGGCGGCGCTGCACGACGGTCCGCTGCGCCCCGGCGAGCTGCGCGACCGCATCGGCGGCGTCAGCCACAAGGTCCTCACCGGCACGCTGCGCCGCCTCGAACGCGACGGGCTCGTCGCGCGGCGCCGCTACGCCGAGGCGCCGCCGCGCGTCGAGTACGAGCTGACCGGGCCGGGCCGCGGGCTGCTGGAGCCGATCGCCGCCCTCGCCCGGTGGACCGAGGTCCACGCCGACGCGGTGCTGGCCGCGCAGGAGCGCGCGGAGCTCAGCGGCCGGTGA
- a CDS encoding SWIM zinc finger family protein, which produces MDVPADGLRARNRRGSIGDQWWSRRFIDLVEAFADKGRLSRGRTYARQGNVFDLKVGPYEVTAKVRGSAPEPYEVALGIEAIDAAGWRAVERELASRAVFRARLLAGEMPPEIEWVFAELGLELFPGEAADLHLMCDCPDWGDPCKHAAAVLYLLAEAFDDDPFLILEWNGRGRDALLTALRRGPATEPDPFEMDDEPLTAAGFWTAPSGLARLRERRAAPPVPPGFVLQVATPPPVKVRRRPLPDVLAPAYEALAGEE; this is translated from the coding sequence ATGGACGTCCCGGCCGACGGTCTGCGGGCGCGCAACAGGCGCGGCTCGATCGGCGATCAGTGGTGGTCGCGGCGGTTCATCGACCTCGTCGAGGCGTTCGCCGACAAGGGCCGCCTCTCCCGCGGCCGGACGTACGCGCGGCAGGGCAACGTGTTCGATCTGAAGGTCGGCCCGTACGAGGTGACGGCGAAGGTCCGCGGTTCGGCGCCCGAACCGTACGAGGTGGCGCTCGGCATCGAGGCGATCGACGCGGCGGGCTGGCGCGCGGTCGAGCGGGAGCTGGCGTCGCGCGCGGTGTTCCGGGCGCGGCTGCTCGCGGGCGAGATGCCGCCGGAGATCGAGTGGGTGTTCGCCGAGCTGGGCCTGGAGCTGTTCCCCGGCGAGGCCGCCGACCTGCACCTGATGTGCGACTGCCCCGACTGGGGCGACCCGTGCAAGCACGCGGCGGCCGTCCTGTACCTGCTGGCGGAGGCGTTCGACGACGACCCGTTCCTGATCCTGGAGTGGAACGGGCGCGGACGGGACGCGCTGCTGACCGCCCTCCGCCGGGGTCCGGCCACCGAACCCGACCCGTTCGAGATGGACGACGAGCCGCTCACGGCCGCCGGTTTCTGGACGGCCCCGTCGGGGCTCGCCCGCCTCCGCGAGCGCCGCGCGGCACCGCCCGTCCCGCCCGGGTTCGTCCTCCAGGTGGCGACTCCGCCGCCGGTCAAGGTCCGCCGCCGGCCCTTGCCGGACGTCCTCGCCCCCGCTTACGAGGCCCTCGCCGGGGAGGAGTGA